Proteins found in one Tsukamurella paurometabola DSM 20162 genomic segment:
- a CDS encoding methyltransferase domain-containing protein, whose product MTDHRWDPSQYLRFGDERTRPFLDLIARIPGTARTIVDLGCGAGNDVPPLRARWPQARIHGVDSSVEMIDRARADIDDPEATFEVADAAAWRPAGERPDVIVSNAMFQWVDGHIDALAAIADRAARAFAFQVPGNQNAPSHALLAQVAAEFGVTGYRHVDVRDPAEYLAVLQRPGWTVDAWETTYLHVLQGPDAVFEWISGTGARPVLARLDGATKDDFVRRYKAALAAAYPPQEFGTVLPFRRIFAVAVRM is encoded by the coding sequence ATGACCGATCATCGTTGGGACCCATCGCAGTACCTTCGGTTCGGCGACGAGCGGACCCGTCCCTTCCTCGACCTGATCGCCCGTATCCCGGGGACGGCGCGCACCATCGTCGACCTGGGCTGCGGTGCCGGCAACGACGTGCCGCCCCTGCGGGCACGGTGGCCGCAGGCGCGGATTCACGGCGTGGATTCCAGCGTCGAGATGATCGACCGGGCGCGCGCCGATATCGACGATCCGGAGGCCACTTTCGAGGTCGCCGATGCCGCCGCCTGGCGCCCGGCCGGTGAGCGGCCCGATGTGATCGTCTCCAACGCGATGTTCCAGTGGGTCGACGGGCACATCGACGCGCTGGCCGCCATCGCCGACCGTGCCGCACGCGCCTTCGCGTTCCAGGTGCCGGGCAACCAGAACGCACCGTCGCACGCGCTGCTCGCACAGGTCGCAGCGGAGTTCGGCGTCACCGGTTACCGCCACGTGGATGTCCGTGATCCGGCGGAATACCTCGCGGTGTTGCAGCGTCCCGGCTGGACCGTGGACGCCTGGGAGACCACCTATCTGCACGTGCTGCAGGGACCGGACGCGGTCTTCGAGTGGATCTCGGGAACCGGCGCCCGCCCCGTGCTGGCGCGACTCGACGGCGCCACGAAGGATGATTTCGTGCGGCGCTACAAGGCCGCCCTCGCCGCGGCGTATCCACCGCAGGAGTTCGGCACGGTACTGCCGTTCCGGCGGATTTTCGCTGTCGCCGTCAGGATGTGA
- a CDS encoding LysR family transcriptional regulator, whose translation MTAGDKAAASSADDLVRFITLAETAHMTDAAALLHISQPTLSRSLARMETDLGTPLFDRRHGRLVLNASGEIYLDHARRAHAELEAARAQIADLKNPSQGTIRLAFLHSFGVAMVPQLVSAFRACEPRVTFELSQFAAGTITDLVLADEADLAIVSPRPTTSAVAWQLLTVQRLALAVPSGHPLANRSSVHLSEASDADFITMHPEYGLRRILEERCAAAGFRPRIAFESSESFTVAGLVAAGLGVALLPMDRNPLLPSGLTLVPMAGPAPTREVGIIWRPDVALPRAVRSFRDHAIEQSDRPGEALTS comes from the coding sequence ATGACCGCTGGCGACAAGGCCGCAGCAAGCAGCGCAGACGATCTGGTGAGGTTCATCACGCTCGCCGAAACCGCGCATATGACCGATGCCGCTGCCCTACTGCACATCTCCCAGCCCACCCTCTCGCGGTCCCTCGCCCGGATGGAGACCGATCTCGGGACCCCGCTGTTCGACCGTCGCCACGGGCGGCTCGTGCTCAACGCGAGCGGCGAGATCTACCTCGACCACGCCCGCCGCGCCCACGCCGAACTGGAAGCAGCGCGGGCGCAGATCGCCGATCTCAAGAATCCGTCGCAGGGCACCATCCGCCTGGCCTTCCTTCACTCCTTCGGCGTCGCGATGGTCCCGCAATTGGTCTCCGCATTCCGCGCCTGCGAGCCCCGCGTCACCTTCGAGCTCTCGCAGTTCGCCGCCGGCACGATCACCGATCTGGTGCTCGCCGACGAGGCCGATCTGGCGATCGTCTCGCCCCGTCCCACCACGAGCGCGGTGGCCTGGCAGTTGCTCACCGTGCAGCGCCTGGCCCTCGCCGTACCGTCGGGACATCCGCTGGCGAACCGTAGCTCGGTGCACCTCTCGGAGGCTTCGGACGCCGATTTCATCACCATGCACCCCGAGTACGGGCTCCGGAGAATTCTTGAGGAGCGCTGTGCGGCAGCGGGTTTCCGCCCTCGGATCGCCTTCGAGTCATCGGAGTCATTCACCGTGGCGGGCCTCGTGGCCGCGGGCCTGGGCGTCGCGCTCCTCCCGATGGATCGCAACCCGCTGCTTCCCTCCGGGCTGACGCTCGTGCCGATGGCGGGTCCGGCGCCCACCCGCGAAGTCGGGATCATCTGGCGGCCGGATGTCGCACTCCCCCGGGCGGTGCGCTCGTTCCGCGATCACGCGATCGAGCAATCGGACCGGCCCGGCGAAGCGCTCACATCCTGA